GAATGCTGAATACCCTTTTTACTGCTGGCGCACTCCTTGTGCCATGACTGTTTTCCGTCCAGATGGACATAAGGGAAGCCGGCACGGTGGCAACGCATGATTCGCCGCGGACTGAGggtgcctctgtctcctgcgactcgctcggcgtcggctAATGCCTTCGTGTGTTGTCACTCTAGATCAGCTGAACCAGTACAATATAGCACCTTATCCCTCAGAAGGTTGACTTTCCGATCCTCACAAAAGAAGAGGCTGCAGGTCATGATGAGCGATGTTTGCAAGAGCTACATCTGACTTGTCGCCATTTGCATGGACCCAGCACTTTTTATCCGCCTCAGTACAGCACCCATACAGAAAAGCCATCCACCATTCCGTTCTGTCACGCTTCCTCCATTGAGCCCTGTCTTCAGATGTCTGCAAAGCGACCCCTAACGAAGCCATTGCGTTGAAGGTcaacgcgcccgcgtccgtCACATTCGGGTGCGGCGATAAGCGAGGATTGTCTCCTGCTCTTTTGGACTACGTCTTCCAGTTGCCTGCCGGAGAGAAAGGGTTGACGGCAGTCCCTCTGCAGTCTCTGGTCCCAAAGGCTACCTTGATTGCGAATCGCTCTGGTGAGCCTTCCAAAAAAACAGCAGCGTACACACTTTCCGTACCGGAGTTGCCAGAGGCAGGACCCGTTCAGCTGGTTTACAAGTGCGCAGCACTTAAATCGGCACCCGTGTCACACGtcgtgctgcagcaggaagaagacCAAGTGCCTAAAGAAGAGTGTCGTGTGGTAATCGAGGTGGCGAAGCGGCCGACAAGCTCCGGGTCTGACGACGAGACCAGTGGAGAAAGGGCGACATCCCTGAGCGCCGTGTGGGCATTGGCCCTTGGCGTGCTCACCCACTTTTTGAACAGGGTTTGAGAGAGGGATTCGCTGGTTTTGAGTCGAGTGCTGGGATGCTGCAGAAGTGCACCTACAATAATGCTGGCCGCGTGAATGTTTGTGGTCACCGTTGTCAGATCCTGCGTGGAGTGAAGTGATGAGAGCCAGAAGTTCGTGTCATGCCTCCAGAGGGTTTTGTTTTGCTCTTTCGAAGGATATTATTGGGTCTGGTATAATGATGAGACCCACCTGATAAGTACACGCCGGGCTGTTGGCGTTTCGGTTCGACCCCCTATAGTCCAGAACCTCGCGAAACGATTTCATGCATCTTGCCTTCGTAGGAAATAACCTATGCAAACTCGGTCTTAAATTCCTCGGTGCTCACCGCCTGGTGGGTTGCGCATTCATTCATGACGGCTCGGTGGtgctcgctggcgcgctgcctcgtcgaACTTCTGAGATCTAATCCAGGTGTCCAACTCGTGTGCTCTCCCTGGAAAAACTCATAGTCCTGCCTCGCCCACTCTGTGAACGATGGTACTGATCATGCTGGCATATGAGCGATAGTTGTTTCTCACCATTTAGCGCCCGACGTAGGTCGTGGGTTCAGACCCACAGGCCTCATGACCGGTACTAGGAAGCGGTAGGCCGCGTGTGTTTCTTAACAAACAGGTTCCCAACCACCTCAATACCGTAGTACAAAGAAGCTATTATAGCGGCCGTACAGTACAAGCGGTGAGAAGATCACGAGCATAGCTAGTTCGGGTATCGCATTACACGTCGCTATAGTATTTGAACAAGTGGTCCGTCAGGTTGATGGTCACAAAGCATCAAGGATCTTTAGAATGTGTCGTTATAGCTGGCGATGACGACACATTCACCAGGACGCCTTCGCTCACCGCCAACACCGGTGCAGGGACACGCTCGGAATTTTCTCAAAGGCGCATAGTAAATGCGTAGCTACAGTTAGCCACAAGCCTTGAGCCTCTCAGAGGGTGACCACAAAACGAATGAGCAAGGCGAAGATGATATCTAATAAACGCTGCTTGGCTCACCAAACTGTTGTCAGCATCTGCGCCCGAACTTGGGGGCCGCTGGGTAACATCAATTGTCACCTAGCAGTCTGCTCTGTATTCTGGTCCTTCTTTctgtcgccctcctgcgATGGCATCGTCGGACGGAACCACTCTACACTTGTTCACAAGCTTCACAGAACCTTTCTCTGGCAGCTATGGAGCAGTTAAGGTGTAAGCGGGAGAGTCCTTGATGAGGGAGCCGGCGCCGTTTGCAGTCAAAGCAGCATTCGGGAATACAGACTGCAGACTGAGTGGTTCCACTGAGAGACTCTAACCCTAAAACCATTCACTACTACAATTGGATCCGCAGCAACCAGCCCTTCTCTGACTTTCGCCTTTGGTCTACTGTCCAATAACATATTCCAACTGAGGCTGGATTAGCGATCCACACTGGATCTAGCTCAGTAACAGGGACTAGTTAGCTGACATAGAGATGCTGGCAAACCCAAtctctgccgtcgccgggccccggcgccccccgcgcgTAGTGGCGCAACCACAAGGCGATGTCTTGCCTCTAGCCGTGGGCAAGAGCGCATTTGAGCAGAAATATAGTTGTCTGCGCACCTCATACAGTTCCGGTAGGCTTCGACATCGATACTCTTTCTTTGGGTGGATGGAATTGTGTGTGACCGCCACAACTCGACGATGACAGCTGTCAGCTCTCGCAAGGGACTGAGCTTCCCGGGGGTTGCCCGCCCTATCATGCCGAGGTTGAAACAATCCTTTTGTCTGCTGTATTTGATCTCCACTGTGGCTGTTTTCATGTGTACATATGCAGATGAGACACCAGGAATAAACAAGAGGTGTGACCAAGCAGGATCGTCGGTAGATGTGGAACTCACAGGGGAATCGAAAACGGTGCAGTTTACATGCGGGTCGACGCTTGCCACCCTCCTGCCGGCACAAAACGTTGGGGACCACCCGCTGCGTTTCTACGAGGATCCAGATTGCCAGGTAGAATCATCTGCAGACGCTTTAAAGCTGACCCTCATCGACAGTAACTCGTTTAGTCTTTCAGTCGAatggcgacgccgagacaaCCACATGAGTCAGCCTCCAGTCTGCAGTCCCGCAGGCGACCCTAGTTGCATATGGATCGAGCATCGTCGCAGAGGCCACGAAGATCCCCGCGTACACGCTTACCGTGCCAGAGCTGCCACAGTCGGGGAGGGCGTGGATTCTGTGCCAGTGCCCGAGAGCGGAACCAtcagaagcagacgaaggagaccAAGGCCACGAGGTCGACGGTGGAGAGTGTGAGGAGCTGGTTAATGTAGATCAGCGGCCCAGCACTTCCGTGCAAGCTCTGGTCACAAGCGGAGAACACCGAAgctgcgcgtccttctcAGCGGGGGCGGCTCTCATGTTGCTTGCTCGCATTTCGTCCGCAGTTAgaagcctgcggcgcgcgaggatcTTGCACACGGATTAGAGCAGCCCGAGAACGCGCCAGGACCGCTATCGCTGATATTTACTTGAGTGAGATTATGCGGCGGAACTCTCATTTGCTGTCTTTTTTTACGGAGACTCTGATCAAGTAAGGTAGATAGGTACGAGACGAGGGTGGGAATTGGAATAGCATGTCTCAAGGTTTCGTACTCACGCACCCGGGGTCATTCCCTTGAAACTGAGATGTCCCTGAGCTCTAGTCTTTTACCAGTGCCAAAGCCGAGGGGTTTCCCATGAAGTGTTGGCAAGCGCTCGCTTGGATTCAAAACCGAGTGCCGAAAGGAACGAAACAGCCCTGTGCACGGTGCGAGggttcttccgccgccttgTCTTGGTGGCGCTCTCCGGCGGGGCTGCGCTTGTCGCCGTGCCGCGCCGACTACGGCACGCATCAATCTCAGAAAACGCGGAATTGCATGCCCCACTGAGTTCGCGCCCTGCAAGTTTTTCGCGCCAGAGCTTTTCGCGCGACAGGTTTAGGTACTTATGCGACAGTTGAGTCTCTTAAGAACGTGCTGAATCAAGTCTCTGCGTAATTATTTCGGATTCCCTCCCATGATTGCCTTTGCTTGTCATATTGGCTTCGCCCGCGGGCTGGCCCCACGTGGAcctggcgcgggcgcgtcgatGAAGGGCGTACGGTGCGTCTTGAGTCGATGTCTGCTTTCGGTGCTCGTCGTTGTCGCTTTCGCTGTTCACGCCGAGGAGGTACGCGAGGACACAACCCCCATATGCAATTTAGCTGGGACGACGTTGCCTCTAACGCTGTCCCAGGTAAAGACGAAGCTGGAGTTCAAGTGCGGCAGCGGGTTGACTGCCCTCCTTCCCAAATCTCAAAAGGACCAGTCCCAGACTGAGTTCTGCCGGGACTCGTCCTGCACGACAAAGGTCTCCTTAGGCGAACTGAACCTAAAGTTTGAAAAGGCGGCAGATAAGTATGGCGTCACTGCCGACGAGCTCCCCGACCAACCCCACACCGTGTACTTTGTCTGTGCAGTAGACAGCCAATCGGATGAAAAGCAAGGCCGCAGTCTGTCTTTACGGAGTGCCGCCGCTAAGGACCAGCGCTGCGTCGTCCAGCTCTCCGTTTACGCGAAGACCCCGTCGACCGTCCAGGCCGACAGTGAGGCACACGCATCAGTTGTCTCTTAGTTAGTCTCCAAGGATATTAGTGCTAGTGGAGGAGAAGGGATACGTGCTCCCGCGCATTCAGCACAGAGCATTCACCAGCCCCTGCGCCCTCACAGTTTCAGAGTAGCTCCACCCTGTCTTCAAAGGGGACGGCAACGTGCACGATTCCGCCCCTGGAAAATCGGCAACCCATCTTGTGTAATCTGCAGCGGCGTTTCAGTTTACTGGGGAGGAGCGCCACTGGGCGTCGAGTGAGACACCAAAGCTTCTCGAAGTTTTTGGTTCACGGATCATTGCTGGACACACGCGTCCCGCGAGGAAACAATCCACCCCATCACACCGCCTCATTTACGGCATTTTCCTATGTTGTTCGTTTTTGCAGACGTGTGCGACGGGAGCAAGGTCACAAGCGTGTCTCTGAAGGTAACCGAGGACCTCACTCCCGCGGTTTTCGGATGCGGGGAAGGGCGAGCCCTTTCTCCTGCCCTTTTCGAAAAAGTCCTCCAGCGTGCTGATggtgcagagacgacgcaggaggTCGCCTTGCAGTCCTTGCTCCCCAAGGCGACACTGACTGCGAATAGCTCTGGCTCCTCTGATGTGCTGGGAGCAGCCTACACGCTGACAGTTCCAGAGTTGCCTGAAGCGGGACCGGTGAAGCTCGGCTACAAATGCGCGGCATCAAAGCCGGCAGCAGGTGTAGAAGGCGCCAAAGACGTGAGAGGGGAACAATCGGCGGAGTGTGACGTCCTCATAGAAGTTGCCCAGCGGCCCAGATTTTCTGGCTCAAATGCGAGAACGCCAGGCGCTCGTGGAACAGCGTTCCTCGCCGCATTAGCTGTAGTTGGTCCCTTCTTGCCTTTTCTTGCCGGAGCTCTGTGAGAGTTTTCTAGTTTACGGTAGCTAGAATGGTGTCGTTTCTTGGTGGGGATGTCtaggcggaggcgcagtgAGACCGCATGCGTGCACAGCCGTATGCGGGACTGAAATTCTTCTGCTCTTAAGTATTCCGTTTCTGATGTGCGCTCGTCTCACGGTAGGTGTATTGATACTCTCAAGAGAAGAGCACCGCGTCGAAAGGTTAAACTGATATCGAGTCCCGTCGCTTTGTCGTGCGTGGAACGTGCTGTCACCTCATTGAAGCATTCCTGGATTGGAGACATCCCCCACATAGAGGAGGATTAATCGATGTAGCGCCCGTATAGCTATCCGGGATCCCTTTAGAggctctgcgccttccgAGACGGAGCTGTCAGGACACTGTGCGGCCTGCATTCAGGCATCCTTTTATTCAACCTTCCTCTTCTGTTCCCTTGGTCACCCCCGCGTCGTTTGGGTGGCAGGGGCTCCCAGCCGCCACTGTCGTAGGATAGGCACTTGTGCGTTTCACTGCGAAGACACAGACAGCTATGTCCTGGCGAACGTCGACTTATTGATCGAGTTGGGACCAGAGAGCCGCTGTTCAAAGGTTACACCAGCTTTCGTATGATCTCAGCAAAATAACCGTGAACGCGCTTGGgcttagggtttagggtttttatTACAAGCTTGCCTTGCTAGAGAGCACACTCTTCGCCGGTTGCCTCAGAACGAAGTCCGGAAGCTGCCACATTGCGACGTGCTTGTTCATGTTGAACAGTAGCGCGGCGGTTCCGTCTACCAGTCCAGGATCCTGAGGCGACTGGAAGCCGAATCCCAGCACTGCTCGCAGTTTCATTTGTGTTAACTTTGCTTCCTTGGGTGTCGAAAAGCATGAGGTCCACGAGATAGCCAATACGGGCACAGCGTTACCTCCCTTTCGTCAAAGAAGAGCTGCGGTTTTTGGCATATCGCTCGCATCAAGTTGGAAAGAGCTTCTGACTGACGTTCCGACGGTTGCGCAGGTGCAAGGAccttctcgcctgcttcACATCGACGTTTAACATCTTTTTTAGTTCAAAAAAGACACTTCGCAGTGTGCATGCCTGTCAGGCCCTTGCCCCTCAGCTTGGATGTATCCATTCATTTCCGGAAGAGCCGTAACAGGTTTCTTTTGTGCCACAGAAGCCAAGAGGAGACGGGCTTGCCCTTTTGCACGTGTTTCCTCACCTTGTGAGCCCTGCGTGTCAAGGACGCGTTCTCTGGTTTGAACTCCCTGCGACAGGATGTCCTGGACACCTCCTGTACCTCAGCCATGAGCGACACCCGCATTTTGTACGGGGTTGCGAATCTGTGGAATGAGGTTCTAACATGCAGACCCGCTAGTGCTGCAGCCCGTCAGCGTGCCGCCGCTCCCTTCATCCTATGATCGAAAAAGAATGGAGGGACACGGAGATGTGTATTCAGGAATTGGTTTCGAACAAGACCGCCTAGGAGTTCATGAAAGGCAGAAAATTGATATTCAGGATCTGGGGCTGGAGATTCTGGTTCTTCAAGGCGGAGGCGTAccccctcgcggctgcgggctGTCCCTCACGCCTATTTCCGTacccgcggctgcgagctGTCCCTCACGCCTATTTCCGTCCCCCCGTCCCCCGGACCTTTTTGCATGTGGACCAGGGTTGTTACCCTACCCTTCGATGATATTAGCAGACCGCCCACTATACAGTATCCCGTGAATGCCGCTTTCTAAGGGGGGTCTCCGAAAATCGTCTCTCCGCCATTATATTCGCACGATGCAGACTGACAGCCGTCATGCACCGCTCCCTTCCGGGCGCTTGCTCGGATCTGTTGCTTCAACCGCCCTGAACAGCTCCTTTTCTGGTCTGTGGTCCCTTCGATTGTTTTCTGTGCTTGTTTTTTTAGCCACGTGGATTCCCTCCCatgcggcggagaagcaaCCACTTGTCAAGGAATGTGTAACTTCTGGATCGCCGCTGTTGTTTGATATCACCGGGCAAACACCCCAAACGCTTCAGTTCAAATGCAAAACCGATTCcactcttcttccttctccacaAACTCGGGCAGCACTTCCCACTCAGTTCTGCCGTGATTCGGCTTGCAAGACCAAAGCGGCTCTAAGCGACTTCAACCTCGAGCTTTCTGGAACCGAAACAGCGTATACTTTCGCAGCCAAGACATTGCCAGTAACGCCGCACACCGTCTACTTCAATTGCGTCCCCAAAAACCTCAACAAGAACTCTGAGGAGGTCACTGGCGATGATAAAAGTTGCGTGATTCAGATTTCCGTTTGGGGCCAGACCTCGTCGATTGTTCCGGCCGAAAGTAAGACTTTCATACTGCCGACCCCGTGTCACAAGTCGTGGGCGCCAAGACTTAAGCATTAttctgtggaggcggcgtgAGTACTCAGTCACATAGCAGGACAAACGAGGTGTTCTCTCTGGTTCTAGAACCTACGGTGACGTATTTTCAGCGGGAGGACGTCCGCAAATGTGTTTCGTTTTCATGAAACGAATGGATTGTTCTTGTGCTGATGAGTGCTGTCATGTAGCCTATTGGTTAGTTGCTGATTCAGCCCCGACtgtccagcagcagcgggaCTTCATGAGGCGCTaccgcggtctccgcgccggcggatcGCACGTGTGTAGGTTCTTTCGGTATTGATggttttttctgctgcatCCTAGCCTTTTTGTGTGCGACCGCCACACATTCAGTGCACTGAGTGTGATAGCATCCGTAGTTAGGCAAGAAACTATCGCTGGATTCACGTGTGTCACAATCAATCTGATAGCGGCTCCAACGAGTGGAGTTTTTCCGTTCTAAAAGTTTCCGCAGATTGTGCAGGTGAGCCGATGTCCTTTTTATTTACGCGTTGTTGCCAGACGTCTGCACCGAAAAGGGAAAGAGTGTTTCCCTGAAGGTGGACAAGGACCTCACTCCCGTTACGTTCGGATGTGGCGACAAGAGGACGTTGACCCCCGTGCTCCTCGACCAGGTCTTTCAGCCGACTGAGACGGCGGCGTCCAGCCCGCAGCCAGCTAGCTTGACTTCTCTTGTCCCTACAGCAGCTTTGACGGCAAACGGTAGTGACAAGGACGCAGCAAAATGGCATGCTTACACACTTACGGTTAAGGAGCTGCCCGAGGTGGCCCCCGTGCAGCTTCTTTATAAATGCATTGCAACGCCAACGCCGACAGACCGGGTCCGCGAAGAGCAAGTCGGTGAACAAAACAAGCAGCCAGACTGCGATGTGCTAATAGAGGTCGACCAGCGTCCTAGCACTTCCGGGGGCTCTGACTCCGAGACAGGAGGAGGGCAGCGAGCAAGCCTCGTGGCCGCGTCTGCCATCGTTCTTGCCTCGTTTCCCATTCTTTCTTTCATTCTATGAACGCAGCAGATGCTGTATGTGTCGACAAAGCTGGCGTggcttcgtcttctttgcATAGCGGTGATCTTGCGCGTGCTCACGAATAAGTCGGAGGAGCTTTCGTTGGGGGGTTGCCCGCCTCCAGCAGGTGATTTTTGCGGCACTTTTTTAGTGTACGGTTCGGAGGCTCAGTGCCTCGTTAGTCCTCGACGTCGGAAAAGCGCCGTAGCGCTCTACTCAAAGGTTCCTTAATTTACTGCGACGGATGTTTTAATCTTTTGCCTACTGGCTCTGGACTCTGTATCAGGCACTCCGAAGCTTTCCTGTCCTGCGAACGCTATAGAATATTTCGCTGCGGAGTGCCGGACGTACACAGCGGCGGGCATTAACCTGTGGAGCGTGCTGAAGCCAGTCAGACAGCCCTGCTGTGCAGTCAGCAGTGCTATTATTTTCATTTCAGCATGCGGACCGTTGCCGGGCATTCACTGTTGCCCACTGGTATTCCTGATAGAGTAGGTGATCCGGCTGGGGCTTTGGGGGGGCCACTTCGAAAGAAAGggacatatatgtatgccgACTATACAcctgcacatatatatacagtaAATAAGTCTATAGATGCGTAGAGTTTTCTCTTGTGGCTCCCAGAGAGTGAACCGAGACAATTTCGAACGCAGTGTGTGTTATGCTGCCCCACACTCGATATCTTCTGCCGCGCAGTTGCAATCAAACAGGCAGCCTCCACTCGAGCTACAGTCGCTGTACTAACATGCAATTGCCGAATTACTGttccgcggaaggcgccacGACGGAGTGGATCCAATTCCCTTCACACTATCATGCCGTATCGGAAGCTACAACACCTGTACGATTGTAGTTGCCAGTGCTGATGGAAGGAAGAGATTTAATGAACCAGTGTACCTTGCATTATGCTTATCCGGTGTTTCGCCGCCACTGGGTTCTGCCGCCGGTAACCTGTGCACGAtcggccgcgcggccgttCGATGCCACGGGAGCATGTCTCCTCATCAATCGCATACGAACTAGGAACTCCGCCTTTTGCATTTGTCCTCTCCTTAGATCCGTATGATCAGGAACCCTTGTTGTGCCGCGAACTCTCTTGAGTGGACTCAGGTGCCGATTTTTTTCGTGAGTTAATCATGGAACGAatgcggcgtctgccg
This DNA window, taken from Besnoitia besnoiti strain Bb-Ger1 chromosome III, whole genome shotgun sequence, encodes the following:
- a CDS encoding hypothetical protein (encoded by transcript BESB_047450); protein product: MIAFACHIGFARGLAPRGPGAGASMKGVRCVLSRCLLSVLVVVAFAVHAEEVREDTTPICNLAGTTLPLTLSQVKTKLEFKCGSGLTALLPKSQKDQSQTEFCRDSSCTTKVSLGELNLKFEKAADKYGVTADELPDQPHTVYFVCAVDSQSDEKQGRSLSLRSAAAKDQRCVVQLSVYAKTPSTVQADNVCDGSKVTSVSLKVTEDLTPAVFGCGEGRALSPALFEKVLQRADGAETTQEVALQSLLPKATLTANSSGSSDVLGAAYTLTVPELPEAGPVKLGYKCAASKPAAGVEGAKDDVLDTSCTSAMSDTRILYGVANLWNEVLTCRPASAAAPTWIPSHAAEKQPLVKECVTSGSPLLFDITGQTPQTLQFKCKTDSTLLPSPQTRAALPTQFCRDSACKTKAALSDFNLELSGTETAYTFAAKTLPVTPHTVYFNCVPKNLNKNSEEVTGDDKSCVIQISVWGQTSSIVPAENVCTEKGKSVSLKVDKDLTPVTFGCGDKRTLTPVLLDQVFQPTETAASSPQPASLTSLVPTAALTANGSDKDAAKWHAYTLTVKELPEVAPVQLLYKCIATPTPTDRVREEQVGEQNKQPDCDVLIEVDQRPSTSGGSDSETGGGQRASLVAASAIVLASFPILSFIL